Proteins from a genomic interval of Clostridia bacterium:
- the pilM gene encoding pilus assembly protein PilM, with product MICIYISDDKIKLLEGGMSGSRIAVSSFYDISTRAGCIEGDAIKDMVVFTQSLQDCLQTTNIKPGKVTYVLDSSRVVFREMIVPDVPDNKLKKVIISELFSDAKASTNTVDYVVLERFKGENKAFKLRIMVTYVSNEVIDNLHTSAMELGLQPIVLDIAPNAIAKLISQYEKSSADRKLLTDTFVLLDYKDTFITITVFDKFKSMFSKSSVLYVADPSQPDMAYLATELSSQLNSTIRYFQTRYPDSEVEAVYVTGNAGVLEPIMQDIADSVRLMIGPLPLPSFIKGMELLDYNAFSDALGSFIRR from the coding sequence ATGATTTGTATTTATATCAGCGATGACAAGATTAAATTGCTGGAGGGCGGTATGAGCGGCAGCCGTATCGCCGTCAGCAGTTTCTACGATATCAGCACCCGAGCGGGCTGCATCGAAGGGGACGCCATCAAGGATATGGTCGTCTTTACGCAGTCGCTGCAGGATTGCTTGCAGACCACCAACATCAAGCCCGGCAAGGTGACCTACGTCCTGGATTCTTCGCGCGTGGTGTTCCGCGAGATGATCGTGCCCGACGTGCCCGACAACAAACTCAAGAAGGTGATCATCTCCGAGTTGTTCTCGGACGCCAAAGCCTCCACCAATACGGTCGATTACGTGGTGTTGGAGCGCTTCAAAGGCGAGAATAAGGCCTTCAAGTTGCGCATTATGGTGACCTATGTGTCCAACGAGGTCATCGACAACCTGCATACGTCCGCGATGGAATTGGGATTGCAACCCATCGTGTTGGACATCGCACCCAACGCCATCGCCAAACTCATCTCGCAGTACGAGAAGTCCTCGGCCGACCGCAAACTCTTGACCGATACCTTCGTACTGTTGGACTACAAGGACACCTTCATCACCATCACGGTGTTCGATAAGTTCAAGAGTATGTTCAGCAAGAGTTCGGTGCTGTACGTGGCCGACCCCTCGCAACCCGATATGGCCTATCTCGCCACAGAGTTGAGTTCGCAACTCAACAGCACCATTCGTTATTTCCAGACTCGCTATCCCGATTCGGAAGTGGAGGCCGTGTACGTCACGGGCAACGCGGGCGTGCTGGAGCCCATCATGCAGGACATCGCGGACAGCGTGCGCCTGATGATCGGACCTTTGCCCCTGCCGTCGTTCATCAAGGGTATGGAATTACTCGATTACAACGCGTTCAGCGACGCGTTGGGCTCGTTCATCAGGAGGTAG
- a CDS encoding twin-arginine translocase TatA/TatE family subunit: METKMTSRDKVLLIVLAIVLVVFGAVMIPTYGIKDLIVSIKDTRTAITQQTSENNELLEDLTKAGVSAAYAESSAQAKQRLKKDILQSKYNAVKFEQTSLSAQAYAVADQWLTPVKYLHFDAGNTVLYTNISVSNNDGGFTEAELPVEDSSYSVERYSCLFSCVTSAEEKYVYELDYLAEDANVNSLALLIAAYDILQERGSVVIEDWTVDETSATMNLSLVIPAGSHIDEYAAEIGECEHCGTPYYVRDYYNDLADLEEGETEVKCADCEQPLTGKALN; the protein is encoded by the coding sequence ATGGAAACGAAGATGACGTCGAGAGATAAAGTGCTACTCATCGTGTTGGCCATCGTGTTGGTCGTGTTCGGCGCCGTGATGATCCCCACCTACGGCATTAAAGACCTCATCGTGTCCATCAAGGATACCCGCACGGCCATTACCCAACAGACTTCCGAAAACAACGAATTGTTGGAAGACCTGACCAAGGCGGGCGTGTCCGCCGCCTATGCGGAATCGTCCGCGCAGGCCAAACAACGCCTGAAAAAAGATATTTTGCAGAGCAAGTACAACGCTGTCAAGTTCGAGCAGACGAGTTTGTCCGCGCAAGCGTACGCCGTGGCCGACCAATGGCTGACGCCCGTCAAGTATCTGCATTTCGACGCGGGCAATACCGTGCTGTATACCAATATATCCGTCTCGAATAACGACGGCGGCTTTACCGAGGCGGAGCTCCCCGTGGAGGATTCGTCCTACTCGGTGGAGCGGTACTCCTGCCTGTTCTCGTGCGTGACTTCCGCCGAGGAGAAATACGTGTACGAGTTGGATTACCTCGCCGAGGACGCCAACGTCAATAGCCTGGCGTTGCTCATCGCCGCCTACGACATTTTGCAAGAGCGCGGTTCGGTGGTCATCGAGGACTGGACGGTGGACGAGACGAGCGCGACGATGAATTTGTCGCTGGTGATCCCCGCAGGCAGCCATATCGACGAGTACGCCGCCGAAATCGGTGAGTGCGAACATTGCGGCACGCCCTATTACGTGCGCGATTACTACAACGACTTGGCCGATCTGGAGGAGGGCGAGACCGAGGTGAAGTGCGCGGATTGCGAGCAGCCGCTCACGGGAAAGGCGCTCAACTAA